From the genome of Ananas comosus cultivar F153 linkage group 18, ASM154086v1, whole genome shotgun sequence, one region includes:
- the LOC109723819 gene encoding nucleolin-like gives MRPAAGATPKAAAVASSPGRAXVARSRSVGRASAAAAAAAAEAEAEGGEPSSPKVTCIGQVRIRKGKKGEKRANPSNSKAKAKAKAKASTIMAIARCRCLQSALLCGGGGELCAGKPKSWRAPQRRGALWRRLGLSFGSEEEKSCSGSKGLEKGPGAGAGFITARSEIAPAEIKSNRGETNDGNYDDEEGAGGEEEEESEREEEEESARFVSPAKAATPPRNALLLMRCRSAPHNRSSALATARFAISPDPAKRSPSPAAAAAAEEEEEEEVEEGQEEAAKLDERREERGIHGDEEKEDEDDDDEEEEEEEEMRCSSSRPLVLTRCKSEPARRAAKMVAAEAASCFWRRRRVAAPPPREERTPPR, from the coding sequence ATGAGGCCCGCGGCGGGGGCGACGccgaaggcggcggcggtggcgtcgAGCCCAGGGCGAGCCNTCGTCGCTCGGAGCCGGAGCGTTGGCCGCGCctcggcggcggctgcggcggcggcggcggaggcggaggcagagggCGGGGAGCCCTCGTCCCCGAAGGTCACGTGCATCGGGCAAGTGCGGATTCGGAAGGGGAAAAAGGGCGAGAAGAGGGCGAACCCTAGCAACTccaaggcgaaggcgaaggcgaaggcgaaggcatCGACGATCATGGCGATCGCGCGGTGCCGTTGCCTGCAGAGCGCTCTcctctgcggcggcggcggagagttGTGCGCGGGGAAGCCGAAGAGCTGGCGCGCGCCGCAGCGGAGGGGCGCGCTGTGGCGGCGGCTAGGGTTGAGCTTCGGATCCGAAGAGGAAAAGAGCTGTTCGGGGAGCAAGGGGTTGGAGAAGGGACCAGGGGCGGGGGCGGGTTTCATCACGGCGAGGTCGGAGATCGCCCCGGCCGAGATCAAATCCAATCGCGGAGAAACTAACGATGGAAACTACGACGACGAAGAAGGagcaggaggagaagaagaagaggaatcggagcgcgaggaggaggaggagagcgcgCGGTTCGTGTCGCCCGCGAAAGCCGCGACCCCGCCGAGGAACGCGCTTCTGCTGATGCGGTGCCGATCCGCGCCGCACAACCGCTCGTCGGCCCTGGCGACGGCGCGGTTCGCGATCTCCCCCGATCCGGCGAAGCGATCGCCCTCCCccgcggcggctgcggcggcggaggaggaggaggaggaggaggtagaGGAGGGGCAAGAGGAAGCGGCGAAGCTTgatgagagaagagaggagcGAGGCATCCATGGTGATGAGGAGAAAGAGGacgaagatgatgatgatgaggaggaggaagaggaggaggagatgaggtGTTCTTCGTCGCGGCCATTGGTGCTGACGAGGTGCAAGTCGGAGCCGGCGAGGAGGGCGGCGAAGAtggtggcggcggaggcggcgagcTGCTTCTGGAGACGTAGGAGggtggcggcgccgccgcctcggGAGGAGCGGACACCACCGCGCTGA
- the LOC109724304 gene encoding RNA pseudouridine synthase 5 isoform X1: MASAAAATSHQAPPTRPPPPYLFGRPWPELNEGLSYTDVIRCAHACPSLIDFYSSNYMSSAPREGWIQRIRNGQITIDGVVVRDPSSVLRDGSRVVYHRIPWKEPQAPHLLPVLYEDDDMIAINKPSGLQVLPGGLFQQRTVLMQLQWKDWNNTTSCCSKRKAHPVPVHRLGRGTSGILLCAKTKIAKVRLASYFAEGTANGTVERDEPEFHKARRISKFYRALVTGVLEKDEVEINQPIGLVHYPGVAHGLYVASSSGKPAMSKVCVLERDLEKSQTLVQVEIYSGRPHQIRIHLASIGHPLLGDSLYETGGQPKFCESEHTNGCFAEDGGYQKPLQPVPGDCGYHLHAHWLVLCHPTTNDILKIAAPLPVILQTREELQQRRCE; this comes from the exons atggcctccgccgccgccgccacttcCCACCAAGCGCCGCCgacgcggccgccgccgccatacTTGTTCGGCCGACCATGGCCGGAGCTCAACGAGGGCTTGTCGTACACGGACGTGATTCGATGCGCTCACGCAT GTCCCTCGTTGATCGACTTTTACTCGTCCAATTACATGAGCTCCGCCCCACGCGAAGG TTGGATTCAGAGGATTCGGAATGGGCAG ATTACAATTGATGGTGTAGTGGTTAGAGATCCCAGCAGTGTACTAAG AGATGGTTCGCGAGTGGTGTATCACCGTATACCGTGGAAGGAGCCACAAGCGCCGCATTTGCTTCCAGTCCTCTACGAAGATGATGATATG ATTGCTATTAATAAACCTTCTGGTTTGCAAGTTCTACCTGGAGGGCTTTTCCAGCAGCGTACTGTGTTAATGCAACTTCAGTGGAAAGATTGGAATAATACAACATCATGTTGTTCGAAAAGAAAAGCACATCCAGTACCCGTTCATCGTTTGGGAAGAGGCACATCAG GTATATTACTCTGTGCTAAGACCAAGATTGCTAAAGTTCGGCTCGCATCTTACTTTGCCGAGGGCACAGCAAATGGTACAGTTGAGAG AGATGAACCAGAGTTTCATAAAGCACGCCGAATTTCAAAATTCTATCGAGCGTTGGTTACAGGAGTGCTTGAAAAGGATGAG GTTGAAATCAACCAGCCTATTGGGTTAGTTCATTACCCAGGAGTAGCTCATGGGCTATATGTTGCATCTTCATCAG GAAAGCCAGCAATGAGTAAGGTTTGTGTTCTTGAGAGAGATCTGGAAAAAAGCCAAACATTAGTGCAG GTTGAAATCTACTCAGGTCGACCTCACCAAATTAGGATTCACCTAGCATCCATTGGGCACCCTCTTTTAG GGGATTCTCTCTATGAAACTGGTGGGCAGCCTAAGTTTTGTGAGTCAGAACATACCAATGGATGTTTTGCAGAAGATGG AGGTTACCAGAAGCCACTACAACCTGTTCCTGGGGACTGTGGCTATCACCTGCATGCGCATTGGCTTGTTCTCTGTCATCCAACGACAAATGAT ATACTAAAGATCGCTGCACCATTGCCGGTAATCTTGCAAACTCGAGAAGAGCTACAGCAAAGAAGATGCGAGTAG
- the LOC109724304 gene encoding RNA pseudouridine synthase 5 isoform X2 yields the protein MASAAAATSHQAPPTRPPPPYLFGRPWPELNEGLSYTDVIRCAHACPSLIDFYSSNYMSSAPREGWIQRIRNGQITIDGVVVRDPSSVLRDGSRVVYHRIPWKEPQAPHLLPVLYEDDDMIAINKPSGLQVLPGGLFQQRTVLMQLQWKDWNNTTSCCSKRKAHPVPVHRLGRGTSGILLCAKTKIAKVRLASYFAEGTANGTVERDEPEFHKARRISKFYRALVTGVLEKDEVEINQPIGLVHYPGVAHGLYVASSSGKPAMSKVCVLERDLEKSQTLVQVEIYSGRPHQIRIHLASIGHPLLGDSLYETGGQPKFCESEHTNGCFAEDGGYQKPLQPVPGDCGYHLHAHWLVLCHPTTNDWLI from the exons atggcctccgccgccgccgccacttcCCACCAAGCGCCGCCgacgcggccgccgccgccatacTTGTTCGGCCGACCATGGCCGGAGCTCAACGAGGGCTTGTCGTACACGGACGTGATTCGATGCGCTCACGCAT GTCCCTCGTTGATCGACTTTTACTCGTCCAATTACATGAGCTCCGCCCCACGCGAAGG TTGGATTCAGAGGATTCGGAATGGGCAG ATTACAATTGATGGTGTAGTGGTTAGAGATCCCAGCAGTGTACTAAG AGATGGTTCGCGAGTGGTGTATCACCGTATACCGTGGAAGGAGCCACAAGCGCCGCATTTGCTTCCAGTCCTCTACGAAGATGATGATATG ATTGCTATTAATAAACCTTCTGGTTTGCAAGTTCTACCTGGAGGGCTTTTCCAGCAGCGTACTGTGTTAATGCAACTTCAGTGGAAAGATTGGAATAATACAACATCATGTTGTTCGAAAAGAAAAGCACATCCAGTACCCGTTCATCGTTTGGGAAGAGGCACATCAG GTATATTACTCTGTGCTAAGACCAAGATTGCTAAAGTTCGGCTCGCATCTTACTTTGCCGAGGGCACAGCAAATGGTACAGTTGAGAG AGATGAACCAGAGTTTCATAAAGCACGCCGAATTTCAAAATTCTATCGAGCGTTGGTTACAGGAGTGCTTGAAAAGGATGAG GTTGAAATCAACCAGCCTATTGGGTTAGTTCATTACCCAGGAGTAGCTCATGGGCTATATGTTGCATCTTCATCAG GAAAGCCAGCAATGAGTAAGGTTTGTGTTCTTGAGAGAGATCTGGAAAAAAGCCAAACATTAGTGCAG GTTGAAATCTACTCAGGTCGACCTCACCAAATTAGGATTCACCTAGCATCCATTGGGCACCCTCTTTTAG GGGATTCTCTCTATGAAACTGGTGGGCAGCCTAAGTTTTGTGAGTCAGAACATACCAATGGATGTTTTGCAGAAGATGG AGGTTACCAGAAGCCACTACAACCTGTTCCTGGGGACTGTGGCTATCACCTGCATGCGCATTGGCTTGTTCTCTGTCATCCAACGACAAATGAT TGGTTGATCTAG
- the LOC109724304 gene encoding RNA pseudouridine synthase 5 isoform X3, protein MASAAAATSHQAPPTRPPPPYLFGRPWPELNEGLSYTDVIRCAHACPSLIDFYSSNYMSSAPREGWIQRIRNGQITIDGVVVRDPSSVLRDGSRVVYHRIPWKEPQAPHLLPVLYEDDDMIAINKPSGLQVLPGGLFQQRTVLMQLQWKDWNNTTSCCSKRKAHPVPVHRLGRGTSGILLCAKTKIAKVRLASYFAEGTANGTVERDEPEFHKARRISKFYRALVTGVLEKDEVEINQPIGLVHYPGVAHGLYVASSSGKPAMSKVCVLERDLEKSQTLVQVEIYSGRPHQIRIHLASIGHPLLGDSLYETGGQPKFCESEHTNGCFAEDGY, encoded by the exons atggcctccgccgccgccgccacttcCCACCAAGCGCCGCCgacgcggccgccgccgccatacTTGTTCGGCCGACCATGGCCGGAGCTCAACGAGGGCTTGTCGTACACGGACGTGATTCGATGCGCTCACGCAT GTCCCTCGTTGATCGACTTTTACTCGTCCAATTACATGAGCTCCGCCCCACGCGAAGG TTGGATTCAGAGGATTCGGAATGGGCAG ATTACAATTGATGGTGTAGTGGTTAGAGATCCCAGCAGTGTACTAAG AGATGGTTCGCGAGTGGTGTATCACCGTATACCGTGGAAGGAGCCACAAGCGCCGCATTTGCTTCCAGTCCTCTACGAAGATGATGATATG ATTGCTATTAATAAACCTTCTGGTTTGCAAGTTCTACCTGGAGGGCTTTTCCAGCAGCGTACTGTGTTAATGCAACTTCAGTGGAAAGATTGGAATAATACAACATCATGTTGTTCGAAAAGAAAAGCACATCCAGTACCCGTTCATCGTTTGGGAAGAGGCACATCAG GTATATTACTCTGTGCTAAGACCAAGATTGCTAAAGTTCGGCTCGCATCTTACTTTGCCGAGGGCACAGCAAATGGTACAGTTGAGAG AGATGAACCAGAGTTTCATAAAGCACGCCGAATTTCAAAATTCTATCGAGCGTTGGTTACAGGAGTGCTTGAAAAGGATGAG GTTGAAATCAACCAGCCTATTGGGTTAGTTCATTACCCAGGAGTAGCTCATGGGCTATATGTTGCATCTTCATCAG GAAAGCCAGCAATGAGTAAGGTTTGTGTTCTTGAGAGAGATCTGGAAAAAAGCCAAACATTAGTGCAG GTTGAAATCTACTCAGGTCGACCTCACCAAATTAGGATTCACCTAGCATCCATTGGGCACCCTCTTTTAG GGGATTCTCTCTATGAAACTGGTGGGCAGCCTAAGTTTTGTGAGTCAGAACATACCAATGGATGTTTTGCAGAAGATGG ATACTAA